The Hyphomonas sediminis genome contains the following window.
GTGCAGGCGTTTCCACGTTGGCCATTGAAAGCGCTTTCGCGCTGGCCCGTATCGTCGGTCCCGGCAAGGTCTGCCTTGTGGATCTGAACCTGGCAGATGGTATGACGGCGTCTTTCCTCGAGGCGGTGCCGAAGCTTGACCTCAAGGCCCTGTCCGCGGCGCCGGAGCGCCTGGACAGCCGGCTCCTCGCTGCCTGGTGCTGGCAGCATGAGGACGGGGTGTCGATCATTGCTTCGCCACGAAATCCTGATGCAGACATGCTGGCGAGCGAAGCGGCAATCCTGCGGCTTCTGGATGTCGTGTGCGGATCATTCGAATATGTCCTGGTGGACATGCCGCGCCACATGATGCCCTGGACGAAATCCGTGCTTGCGGTCGTGGACCAGGCAATTGTGGTGAGCGAGCTGACCGTTCCGAGCCTGCATGCGGCAGCCGATATGTGCCGCGATATCGACGCGTTGCGTACCGATGGCTCTAAGGCGCGCCTTGTGCTCAACCGGATGTTCCCGAAGAAGCAGTTTCGTGCCGGTTTCCCGGTCGATAAGGCCGAGAAGGCAATCGAGCGCAGCATAGATGTGACGATTACATCGGATTGGGATGCCGCGCGCACGGCCGTAAACCTTGGAAAGCCGATTGCGGATGTGAAGCCAAAAAGTCTTTTGGTGGCGGATGTTGCCGGGCTGGTGCGCAAGTTCATGCCGGAGGAAGCGCTTGAGGCAAGCGCCGCCGATAGCCGCAAGAAGAGGGCGAAACGATGAGCCGCTTCGGTTTCGCCAACGCGGCGCCGAAGGCGCCCGAAATGGCGCCTGCTCCAGCGGCAGCACCGCCAACGCCGACGCCTGCGCCGCAAGCAAGGAACAACTCCGATCAGGCGAGCTTCGACCTGTTGGATGCAAAGCTCCGTGTCCATGCGAAACTCATCGATGAGCTTGATCTTTCGCAGCTCGACAAGCTCGACGATGAAACGATGCGCCGGCGCGTGCGCGGCATCATCGGAGAGATCATCCGCAAGGAAGAGATGGCGCTGTCCGCGGCGGAGGAAGCCTCCTTTGCTGACGCCGTGATGGACGAGATGACGGGCCTTGGTCCAATCGAACCCTTGCTCAAAGATGATTCCATAGCGGATATTCTGATCAACGGCTGTAATCAGGTTTATGTTGAGCGTCGCGGCAAGCTGCAATTGGCGCCGGTGCGCTTCGCGGACAATGAACACCTTCTGCGGATCGTTCAACGCATCGTGGCGGCTGTTGGCCGCCGGGTGGATGAAAGCCAGCCGCTGGTCGATGCGCGTCTTCTCGATGGAAGCCGGGTGAACGCGGCGGTCGCGCCTATCGCCATTGATGGTCCGCTCGTTTCTATCCGGAAGTTTTCGAAGTCGCCCTTGACGATGGACAAGCTGGTGGAGTTCGGCGCCATCCCGAAGCCGGTAGCGGATTTCATTCTTGGCGCCGTCAAATGCCGCGCTTCGACCGTGATTTCCGGGGGCACGGGCTCAGGCAAGACGACGCTGCTCAACGCGCTTTCGTCGGCCATCAGTCCGGACGAGCGGATGATCACGATCGAAGACGCCGCCGAGCTGCAGCTTCAGCAACCGCACGTCGCGCGGATGGAAACCCGCCCGCCGAACATTGAAGGCAAAGGCGAGATCCGCCAGCGGGAGCTGGTCAAGAATGCGCTCCGTATGCGGCCGGACCGGGTGATCCTCGGTGAGGTGCGTTCCGAAGAAGCGTTCGATATGTTGCAGGCCATGAACACGGGCCATGAAGGCTCAATGGCCACCATCCACGCCAACAATCCGCGCGATGCCATCACCCGCCTGGAGCAGATGGTGATGATGGGAGGTATGAAGATCTCCGAAGAGGCAATCCGTGGGCAGATCGCGTCGGCAGTGAATTTCATTGTTCAGGCAACGCGCCTTTCGGACGGCTCGCGCAAGGTGATTTCCATTGCCGAGATTACCGGTATGGAGGGGGCCGTGGTGCAGCTGCAGGAGATCTTCAAATTCGAGCGCACGGGCACTTCGCCGGAAGGCAAAGTGCAGGGGCATTTCATGGCGACAGGCCTGCGGCCCAAATTCATGGAAGAGATGGAGCGCAAGGGCGTGTTCATGCCGCCGGGCCTCTTTGATCCTTCCAATCGTTTCTGAAGGCGGCGCGCATGTTCGGTCTTCCTGACATTGCGAGCCTGGACCAGAAACTGGTCATCCCGGCGATCATGGCGCTGGGCGCGCTGGTGCTGGCGGTCCAGTCGATTATTGGTCTGGTCTCGGATGTTCAGACGCAGCGGATCGTCAATCGCCGTCTGCAGTTCAAGGAGCGTTACGCCACGCACAATGAAGCGATGGTGGAACTCCGCAAAAGCCGGGGCTTGGACCGGGACGGAAACCTTGCCCTGTCGCTACATTGGCTGAACCAGCTCATCGTTCGCTCTGGCTTGCAGTTTCAGCCGGCACGCTGGGCCGTCATGGCGGCCGGCGCGGCGACGGTCGCGGGCATTGCGGCGTTTATCTATCTGGGTGGCCTCAAAGCGGCGGTACCTGTGTTTCTTCTGGTTCTGCTGGCCGGACCTGTGCTGGTCATCCGGCATATCGCGAACAAGCGGGCAAAGAAGCTGGCGGTACAATTGCCCGATGCGCTGCAGATCGTCTGCCGTAGCCTGGAGGCAGGTCACCCGGTGGCAACCGCCGTGGGGCTGGTCGCCCGCGAGATGCCTGATCCCATCGGGACCGAATTTGGTATGACCGCGGATGAGGTCTCCTATGGCATGTCGCTGACCAATGCCGTGCAGCGGATGGCGGGACGTGCCGGTGATCCGGATGTGGAGCTTTTTGCGGCGACTGTACGCCTGCAGGAAAAGACAGGCGGGAACCTTACAGAGCTTCTCAAGTCCAACACGAACACGATCCGTGAGCGGCAGACCATGCGCCTCAAGGTGCGCGCGGCTTCGTCGGAAGGGCGGGTTTCCGCGATGATCCTGACTGCGGCGCCGTTTATCGTCATGGCCGCAATCCATCTGCTGCGCCCGGAATTCTATGGCCGCGTCATCAATGAACCGCTCATCCAGTATGGCTTCGCGGGCCTGTTCGTTTGGATGGGCATTGGCAATCTGGTCATGAACCGCATGATCAACTTCAAGATCTGACGGGGGAAGGTTCGTGTCTGCTCTTTTTTCGTCAGCGCCTGTCGTTCCGGCCATATTGGGCGTTCTTGCATTGCTGCTTGCGCTGCCAGGGCTGCTTTCTTTCGTGCGCAGCCGTCAGGATGCAGGAGACATAGAGCGCCGCCTGACCCGCCGGCCCGGTTCCGCGGCGCCCGAGGCAAAGCGTAATGAAAGCCGTATCGGCAAAGCCGTGATGGGGCTGGCTGACAATGCGGCGCCTACGGATGGTGCGGAAGTGAGCGCCGCACGCGGCAAGCTGATCCAGGCTGGCTTCACAGGCCCCAATGCGGTGTCGCGTTACTTTTTTGCCCGCTTCATCTGCGTTGTGATTCCCCAGGTGGGCCTTTTCTTTGCGCTGCCCCATCTGCAGGGCTTTCCGAAATATATGCCGGTGTTGATTTCGATTGTGCTGGTGCTCGCGGGCCTCGCGGCACCGGGCAAGTTCCTGGACATTCGCATCTCGAAACGCCAGCAGGCCTGCTCGGCAGGCTTTCCGGACATGATGGACCTCATGGTCGCCTGTGTGGAGGCCGGCCTCAGCCTCGACGCCGCTGTCCAGCGCGTGGGGGAGGAGCTGGAGCTGCGTCACCCGATCATCGCCGGGCATATGCGCACTCTGTCGCTGGAGCTTCGGGCCGGCAAATCCCGCAAGATGGCCTGGCGGGCTTTCGCCGACAGGATGGGGCTGGAAGAAGCCGGTTCCCTCGCCACGATGCTGCGCCAGGCGGAGGAAATGGGTACCAGCCTGGGGCAAACCCTGCGGGTTTTCTCAGCAGATATGCGCCAGCGCCGTATCCTCATGGCAGAGGAAAAGGCCATGGCGTTGCCGGCAAAGATGACTTTGCCTTTGATTTTGTTTGTTTTTCCGGTTCTTCTGGGGGTGCTCACGCTGCCCGCCGTCGTGATGTTGAGCAAAACGCTCGGCTGAAAAGCCGCTAGGCGAAGCCAGATCAGGTTGCTAGGAAACCGCCATGGCTACCTATCTCGAATTCGAAAAACCG
Protein-coding sequences here:
- a CDS encoding type II secretion system F family protein, which encodes MSALFSSAPVVPAILGVLALLLALPGLLSFVRSRQDAGDIERRLTRRPGSAAPEAKRNESRIGKAVMGLADNAAPTDGAEVSAARGKLIQAGFTGPNAVSRYFFARFICVVIPQVGLFFALPHLQGFPKYMPVLISIVLVLAGLAAPGKFLDIRISKRQQACSAGFPDMMDLMVACVEAGLSLDAAVQRVGEELELRHPIIAGHMRTLSLELRAGKSRKMAWRAFADRMGLEEAGSLATMLRQAEEMGTSLGQTLRVFSADMRQRRILMAEEKAMALPAKMTLPLILFVFPVLLGVLTLPAVVMLSKTLG
- a CDS encoding AAA family ATPase; the encoded protein is MSQAYATAQTAQADGVAAVIPSLAALVRPDLLEALKPACAELSDLTSIVPPEVVLRHGGGTILIEQGMPGWDQLLLLLAVERPSSAVIVISDQLPAHMVRALMKIEASDILPASANVADIGGAFERLGALRVEEQDKGTPRATVCWAFRGAVGGAGVSTLAIESAFALARIVGPGKVCLVDLNLADGMTASFLEAVPKLDLKALSAAPERLDSRLLAAWCWQHEDGVSIIASPRNPDADMLASEAAILRLLDVVCGSFEYVLVDMPRHMMPWTKSVLAVVDQAIVVSELTVPSLHAAADMCRDIDALRTDGSKARLVLNRMFPKKQFRAGFPVDKAEKAIERSIDVTITSDWDAARTAVNLGKPIADVKPKSLLVADVAGLVRKFMPEEALEASAADSRKKRAKR
- a CDS encoding type II secretion system F family protein; the protein is MFGLPDIASLDQKLVIPAIMALGALVLAVQSIIGLVSDVQTQRIVNRRLQFKERYATHNEAMVELRKSRGLDRDGNLALSLHWLNQLIVRSGLQFQPARWAVMAAGAATVAGIAAFIYLGGLKAAVPVFLLVLLAGPVLVIRHIANKRAKKLAVQLPDALQIVCRSLEAGHPVATAVGLVAREMPDPIGTEFGMTADEVSYGMSLTNAVQRMAGRAGDPDVELFAATVRLQEKTGGNLTELLKSNTNTIRERQTMRLKVRAASSEGRVSAMILTAAPFIVMAAIHLLRPEFYGRVINEPLIQYGFAGLFVWMGIGNLVMNRMINFKI
- a CDS encoding CpaF family protein, yielding MSRFGFANAAPKAPEMAPAPAAAPPTPTPAPQARNNSDQASFDLLDAKLRVHAKLIDELDLSQLDKLDDETMRRRVRGIIGEIIRKEEMALSAAEEASFADAVMDEMTGLGPIEPLLKDDSIADILINGCNQVYVERRGKLQLAPVRFADNEHLLRIVQRIVAAVGRRVDESQPLVDARLLDGSRVNAAVAPIAIDGPLVSIRKFSKSPLTMDKLVEFGAIPKPVADFILGAVKCRASTVISGGTGSGKTTLLNALSSAISPDERMITIEDAAELQLQQPHVARMETRPPNIEGKGEIRQRELVKNALRMRPDRVILGEVRSEEAFDMLQAMNTGHEGSMATIHANNPRDAITRLEQMVMMGGMKISEEAIRGQIASAVNFIVQATRLSDGSRKVISIAEITGMEGAVVQLQEIFKFERTGTSPEGKVQGHFMATGLRPKFMEEMERKGVFMPPGLFDPSNRF